Proteins from a single region of Paraburkholderia sp. PGU19:
- a CDS encoding 4-hydroxybenzoate 3-monooxygenase, translating to MRTQVAIIGAGPAGLLLSHLLRLAGVESMVLESRSREHCEQRIRAGVLEQGTVDTLNEAGLGARMQREGLVHHGIELLFGRKRHRIDLTALTGGRAITVYGQHEVVCDMIAAAVEHQQPLYFDVSDVSLRDLTSDKPWVQFTHDGAVQRIDCDYVAGCDGFHGIARESIPADALQTFERIYPYAWLGILADAAPTCDELVYAHHERGFALFSMRSPEVTRLYLQCRPDEDLTQWSDERIWAELHARFENDEGWLPAIGDITQKGVTPMRSFVCEPMQYGHLYLAGDAAHIVPPTGAKGMNLAVADVRILSKALAARYREGRDDLLAAYSATCLERVWRAEHFSYFMTNMLHPSFDDTPFVNRLKMAELRYVAHSDAASRMLAENYVGLPFRD from the coding sequence ATGCGCACTCAAGTTGCCATTATTGGCGCGGGTCCCGCCGGTCTGCTGCTGTCGCATCTGCTGAGGCTGGCAGGGGTTGAATCGATGGTGCTCGAAAGCCGGTCGCGCGAACACTGCGAGCAGCGGATACGCGCGGGCGTGCTCGAACAGGGCACCGTCGATACGCTCAACGAAGCCGGCCTCGGTGCGCGGATGCAGCGCGAAGGGCTGGTGCATCACGGCATCGAGCTGTTGTTCGGGCGCAAGCGGCATCGAATCGATCTGACGGCGCTGACGGGCGGCCGCGCGATCACCGTGTATGGCCAGCATGAGGTGGTGTGCGACATGATCGCCGCTGCCGTCGAGCACCAGCAACCGCTGTATTTCGACGTGTCCGACGTGTCGCTGCGCGATCTGACGAGCGACAAACCTTGGGTTCAGTTCACACACGATGGCGCAGTGCAGCGTATCGACTGCGACTATGTGGCAGGCTGCGACGGCTTTCACGGCATCGCGCGCGAGTCGATTCCCGCCGACGCGCTGCAAACCTTCGAACGTATCTACCCGTATGCATGGCTCGGCATCCTCGCCGACGCCGCGCCGACTTGCGACGAACTCGTCTACGCGCATCACGAGCGCGGCTTCGCGCTCTTCAGCATGCGTTCGCCGGAGGTGACGCGTCTTTACCTGCAATGCCGTCCCGACGAAGACCTCACGCAATGGTCCGACGAGCGCATCTGGGCCGAGCTTCACGCGCGCTTCGAGAATGACGAAGGCTGGCTGCCCGCCATCGGCGACATCACGCAGAAGGGCGTGACGCCGATGCGCAGCTTCGTGTGCGAGCCGATGCAATATGGCCACCTCTATCTAGCCGGCGACGCCGCGCACATCGTTCCGCCGACAGGCGCAAAAGGCATGAACCTCGCCGTCGCCGACGTGCGCATTCTGTCGAAGGCGCTCGCGGCGCGCTATCGCGAAGGCCGCGACGATCTGCTCGCCGCCTATTCTGCGACCTGTCTGGAACGCGTCTGGCGCGCCGAGCATTTCTCGTATTTCATGACAAACATGCTGCATCCGTCGTTCGACGACACGCCGTTCGTCAATCGGCTGAAGATGGCCGAGCTGCGGTACGTCGCGCATTCCGATGCGGCGTCGCGGATGCTGGCGGAGAATTACGTGGGGCTGCCGTTTCGCGATTGA
- a CDS encoding LysR family transcriptional regulator has translation MAELDLNLIPYLVALEDMRNVSRAAERLGVSQPRVSTALGRLREYFNDPLFVRTSRGMEPTPRALALIPAAREALARIEKGMLDSQDFDPTTSTHTFSLALSDVGEIVFLPRLLQLFAERAPHANLRSVSLPPAHVERGLESGDVDLAVGYFPDLSGNNFFQQRLFTHRFICLMRSDHPLAGAPLTLDQFIGLGHAVVRAEGRSQEVLEQYLEKKRIRRRAVLETPHFMSLPFILARTDLIATVPHAIGFAYVSEHASITLVEPPLPLPRFDLRQHWHRKFHNDPRASWLRSVVAELFNDAKDEWPK, from the coding sequence ATGGCCGAACTCGATCTCAACCTGATTCCCTACCTCGTCGCGCTCGAAGACATGCGCAACGTGAGCCGCGCCGCCGAACGTCTCGGCGTGAGCCAGCCGCGCGTGAGCACCGCGCTCGGCCGTTTACGCGAGTATTTCAACGACCCGCTGTTCGTGCGCACGTCGCGCGGCATGGAGCCGACGCCGCGCGCGCTCGCGCTGATTCCCGCTGCCCGCGAGGCGCTCGCTCGCATCGAAAAAGGCATGCTCGACTCGCAGGATTTCGACCCCACGACGTCGACGCATACGTTCTCACTGGCGTTGTCCGACGTCGGTGAGATCGTGTTCCTGCCGAGGCTGTTGCAGCTTTTCGCCGAGCGCGCGCCGCATGCGAATCTGCGTTCGGTATCGTTGCCGCCCGCGCATGTCGAACGCGGGCTGGAATCGGGCGATGTCGATCTCGCAGTCGGCTACTTTCCCGATCTTTCCGGTAACAACTTCTTCCAGCAGCGTCTGTTCACGCACCGGTTCATCTGCCTGATGCGCAGCGATCATCCGCTTGCGGGCGCGCCGCTCACCCTCGATCAGTTCATCGGCCTCGGCCATGCCGTCGTGCGCGCCGAAGGGCGCAGCCAGGAAGTGCTCGAACAGTATCTGGAGAAAAAGCGCATCCGCCGGCGCGCCGTGCTGGAGACGCCGCACTTCATGAGCCTGCCGTTCATCCTCGCGCGCACCGATCTGATCGCAACGGTGCCGCACGCGATCGGCTTCGCGTACGTGTCGGAGCACGCGTCGATCACGCTCGTCGAACCGCCTTTGCCGTTGCCTCGCTTCGACTTGCGCCAGCACTGGCATCGCAAGTTTCACAACGATCCGCGCGCGAGTTGGCTGCGAAGCGTGGTCGCGGAGCTATTCAACGATGCGAAGGACGAGTGGCCGAAGTAA
- the folE gene encoding GTP cyclohydrolase I FolE, translating to MNTKNTTSADAPGRPSRDEAEEAVRVLLRWAGDNPQREGLLDTPARVVRAYEEFFAGYEVDPRDILARTFSEVDGYDEMIVLKDIRFESYCEHHMVPIIGRAHVAYLPEHRVVGISKLARLVDAFAKRLQIQEKMTVQIADTLNEVLQPKGVGVILEASHQCMSTRGVHKAGVEMVTSRMLGTFRTDPSTRREFLSIVHGPTSVSVANT from the coding sequence ATGAATACGAAGAACACAACGTCCGCCGACGCACCCGGCCGGCCGTCCCGCGACGAGGCCGAAGAAGCCGTGCGCGTTCTGCTGCGCTGGGCGGGCGACAATCCTCAGCGTGAAGGGCTGCTCGATACGCCCGCGCGCGTCGTGCGAGCGTATGAAGAATTTTTCGCCGGCTATGAAGTCGACCCGCGCGACATTCTGGCCCGTACGTTTTCCGAAGTGGACGGCTACGACGAAATGATCGTGCTGAAGGACATCCGCTTCGAAAGCTATTGCGAACATCACATGGTGCCCATCATCGGGCGCGCGCACGTCGCTTATCTGCCGGAGCATCGCGTGGTGGGCATTTCGAAGCTCGCGCGGCTCGTCGATGCATTCGCCAAGCGTCTGCAGATTCAGGAAAAGATGACCGTGCAGATCGCCGATACGCTCAACGAAGTATTGCAGCCGAAGGGTGTCGGCGTGATTCTCGAAGCATCGCATCAATGCATGTCGACGCGCGGCGTGCACAAGGCCGGCGTCGAGATGGTGACGTCGCGCATGCTCGGGACGTTCCGCACGGACCCGTCGACGCGCCGCGAGTTTCTGTCGATCGTCCACGGTCCGACTTCCGTTAGCGTGGCGAATACGTGA
- a CDS encoding DMT family transporter, with the protein MNARYVGYSFCALAMIGVGSTVVVSKAIAGGLPPFSATALRFAIAFPVFVAMMRVRKVRWPKLDAHDALLVIAQAGAGSVGYTVCLIGGMRLASAADAGVIAGTLPAVSAGFAALALGERPSPALLGAIALATLGVLACTVRLDDMAAASGTHSLAGNALVFAAIVCEALFILLNRKLHTPVPALPLSALMSGIGLLVAIVPACFEQPWRLPFDANVVAALAGVVYYALVPTVLGFVLWYAGASRLSGAEAGLVTALVPVSTLALASGVLHEPISRAQMLGVACVLAAVLLATFGRFRSLKLRAEA; encoded by the coding sequence ATGAACGCGCGTTACGTCGGTTATTCCTTTTGCGCGCTGGCGATGATCGGCGTGGGCAGCACGGTCGTCGTCAGCAAGGCGATAGCGGGCGGCTTGCCGCCGTTTTCGGCGACGGCGTTGCGCTTTGCGATTGCGTTTCCCGTCTTTGTCGCGATGATGCGCGTGCGAAAAGTCCGCTGGCCGAAGCTCGACGCGCACGATGCGTTGCTCGTGATCGCGCAGGCGGGCGCGGGAAGCGTCGGCTATACGGTTTGTCTGATCGGCGGAATGCGGCTCGCGTCGGCCGCCGATGCGGGTGTGATCGCGGGGACATTGCCCGCGGTGTCGGCGGGTTTCGCGGCGCTCGCGCTCGGCGAGCGTCCGTCACCCGCGCTGCTCGGCGCGATCGCGCTCGCGACGCTGGGCGTGCTCGCCTGCACGGTGCGCCTCGACGACATGGCGGCCGCGAGCGGCACGCATTCCCTTGCAGGTAATGCGCTGGTATTTGCGGCAATTGTCTGCGAAGCGCTCTTCATCTTGCTCAACCGCAAGCTGCACACGCCTGTCCCGGCTTTGCCGCTGTCGGCGCTGATGAGCGGGATCGGCTTGCTGGTCGCGATCGTGCCGGCCTGTTTCGAGCAGCCGTGGCGTCTGCCGTTCGATGCGAACGTCGTCGCCGCGCTTGCGGGCGTCGTCTATTACGCGCTCGTGCCGACGGTGCTTGGCTTCGTGCTGTGGTATGCGGGCGCTTCGCGCCTGAGCGGCGCGGAGGCGGGCCTCGTGACGGCGCTCGTGCCCGTGTCGACGCTCGCGCTTGCATCGGGCGTGCTGCATGAGCCGATCAGCCGTGCGCAGATGTTGGGCGTCGCGTGTGTGCTGGCAGCGGTGCTGCTCGCGACGTTCGGACGGTTTCGGTCGCTGAAGTTGCGCGCGGAAGCGTGA
- a CDS encoding AraC family transcriptional regulator — protein sequence MKPRGRVQMLRCALDGVEATDAHTTHTFARHSHDRFGIGIVVAGGQRSASGRGPVEARVNDVITVNPGEVHDGSPLDEHGRAWRMLYFEPALVIGTVAECAESPLREVELTRPVLNDAQLSLRFARLFSAAVHEANEGVSPDNLACEEALVALFSYVGRYHATSLPHRPERIGPVARARNRIDDDPASASTLADLAAEAGMSRFQLLRSFAHEVGLPPHAYRMQRRVLLARQLIASGSTLADSAVSAGFADQSHMTRAFVRLLGVTPASYAAAVR from the coding sequence ATGAAGCCGCGTGGGCGCGTCCAGATGCTGCGTTGTGCGCTCGACGGCGTCGAAGCGACGGACGCGCACACGACGCACACGTTTGCGCGTCATTCGCACGATCGCTTTGGCATAGGCATCGTCGTCGCTGGCGGGCAGCGTTCGGCAAGCGGGCGTGGCCCTGTCGAAGCGCGCGTGAACGATGTCATCACCGTCAATCCCGGCGAAGTGCATGACGGCAGTCCGCTCGACGAACACGGACGCGCCTGGCGGATGCTGTATTTCGAGCCGGCGCTGGTGATCGGCACGGTCGCCGAATGCGCGGAGTCGCCGCTGCGGGAAGTGGAGTTGACGCGCCCCGTGTTGAACGACGCGCAACTGTCGCTGCGTTTTGCACGACTTTTCTCGGCTGCAGTGCACGAGGCAAACGAGGGCGTGTCGCCCGACAATCTCGCTTGCGAAGAAGCGTTGGTCGCGTTGTTTTCATATGTGGGCCGATACCACGCGACGTCATTGCCGCACAGACCCGAACGCATCGGTCCTGTCGCGCGCGCAAGAAACCGTATCGACGACGATCCCGCGTCGGCATCGACGCTCGCCGATCTCGCCGCCGAAGCCGGTATGAGCCGTTTTCAGCTGCTGCGCAGTTTCGCGCATGAAGTCGGTTTGCCGCCGCATGCATACCGGATGCAACGCCGTGTCCTGCTGGCGCGGCAACTGATCGCCAGCGGGTCCACGCTGGCGGATTCGGCCGTCTCGGCGGGCTTCGCCGATCAAAGCCATATGACGCGCGCTTTCGTGCGGCTTCTCGGCGTCACGCCCGCGAGCTACGCGGCCGCCGTCCGCTGA
- the epsC gene encoding serine O-acetyltransferase EpsC, producing MSNVSSHNWGLEQIVAELRASREELHRTRHPRGIRELPSRDGVINIVAGLRAALFPTHYGAPDLTDESVDYYVGHTLESTLRLLAEQIRRALRFLPEHAETPDADLSALAFDVARQFGKQLPGIRALLVSDIQAAYVGDPAAQHITEILLCYPGVWAMTHHRLAHALHRLGVPLLARFINEIAHSATGIDIHPGAQIGPSFFIDHGTGVVIGETAIIGERVRLYQAVTLGAKSFAADEDGTLVKGNARHPIVEDDVVIYAGATILGRVTIGRGSVIGGNVWLTHSVPPGSSVSQGKIREGERGRNDEGRR from the coding sequence CGTGAGGAACTGCATCGCACGCGCCATCCGCGCGGCATCCGCGAGCTGCCTTCGCGCGACGGCGTGATCAACATCGTCGCGGGATTGCGCGCCGCGCTTTTCCCGACGCACTACGGCGCGCCCGATCTGACCGACGAGAGTGTCGATTATTACGTGGGTCATACGCTCGAAAGCACGCTGCGCCTGCTGGCCGAGCAGATTCGCCGCGCGTTGCGCTTCTTGCCGGAGCATGCGGAGACGCCGGATGCCGATCTGAGCGCGCTCGCATTCGACGTCGCGCGCCAGTTCGGCAAGCAGTTGCCGGGCATTCGCGCGTTGCTGGTCAGCGATATCCAGGCGGCGTACGTCGGCGATCCCGCCGCGCAGCACATCACTGAAATCCTGCTCTGCTATCCGGGCGTATGGGCGATGACGCACCACCGGCTCGCGCATGCACTGCATCGGCTCGGCGTGCCGCTGCTCGCGCGTTTCATCAACGAGATCGCGCACTCGGCGACGGGTATCGACATTCACCCTGGCGCGCAGATCGGCCCGAGCTTCTTCATCGATCACGGCACGGGCGTCGTGATCGGCGAAACGGCGATCATCGGCGAGCGCGTGCGTCTCTATCAGGCGGTGACGCTCGGCGCGAAGAGTTTTGCTGCGGATGAAGACGGCACGCTCGTGAAAGGCAATGCGCGTCACCCGATTGTCGAAGACGATGTCGTGATCTACGCGGGCGCGACCATTCTGGGCCGCGTGACGATCGGGCGCGGTTCGGTGATCGGCGGCAACGTGTGGCTCACGCATAGCGTGCCGCCGGGCAGCAGCGTGTCGCAGGGCAAGATCCGCGAAGGCGAGCGCGGGCGCAACGACGAAGGGCGGCGCTGA